The following proteins are encoded in a genomic region of Candidatus Baltobacteraceae bacterium:
- a CDS encoding type II toxin-antitoxin system prevent-host-death family antitoxin, translating into MTISSHNVVMKQVGIAELKARLSEYLRAVRRGETIAVLDRETPIARIVPTAERTALRVRKPASGAPALNRVRLPGKPLKLSVDVVDLLLEERQGPR; encoded by the coding sequence ATGACCATTTCTAGTCATAATGTGGTCATGAAGCAGGTCGGGATCGCCGAGTTGAAGGCGCGGCTGAGCGAATATCTGCGAGCGGTTCGCCGGGGTGAGACGATCGCGGTGTTGGATCGCGAAACGCCCATTGCGCGCATCGTCCCTACGGCCGAGCGGACCGCACTGCGCGTTCGTAAACCGGCATCCGGCGCTCCCGCGCTCAATCGGGTGCGGCTGCCCGGCAAGCCCTTGAAGCTGAGCGTCGACGTCGTTGACCTCCTGCTCGAAGAGCGGCAGGGGCCGCGTTGA
- a CDS encoding GNAT family N-acetyltransferase — MTEIERVHLPTDDVRALIGELDAELAGTYLPEQRHGLAIEAIFKPPVRFFVARLDGDAVGCGGVACFDDFAEIKRMYVRASTRGAGVADAIIERLQDEARHAGLRLVRLETGVHQPAAIGFYRRHGFVPCRAFEPYSSLPASAIKTSYFMEKQLG; from the coding sequence ATGACGGAGATTGAACGGGTCCATCTGCCTACCGACGACGTGCGCGCTCTGATCGGCGAACTCGACGCGGAGCTGGCCGGTACCTATTTGCCGGAGCAGCGCCATGGACTTGCGATCGAGGCGATCTTCAAGCCGCCCGTGCGGTTTTTCGTCGCGCGTCTCGACGGCGATGCCGTCGGATGCGGCGGCGTCGCCTGCTTCGATGACTTCGCCGAAATCAAACGCATGTACGTGCGCGCCTCAACCCGCGGCGCCGGTGTGGCCGACGCGATCATCGAGCGTCTGCAAGACGAAGCGCGCCACGCGGGACTACGCCTCGTGCGATTGGAGACCGGGGTTCATCAACCCGCCGCGATCGGGTTCTATCGCCGTCACGGGTTCGTCCCGTGCCGCGCCTTCGAGCCGTATTCCTCATTGCCCGCGAGCGCGATCAAAACCAGTTACTTCATGGAAAAGCAGCTCGGTTGA